In one window of Burkholderia sp. NRF60-BP8 DNA:
- a CDS encoding GNAT family N-acetyltransferase — MTDIRIRHSETHDVDAIRQIAAHPAVYTNTLQQPFPSLEKWRKRLDDVREHGVSLVAEIDGTVVGHLGLHPEPNPRRRHAAALGMMVDAAHHGRGIGGRLLAAAIDLAENWLNITRLELTVFTDNRAAIALYEQHGFRIEGESPDYALRDGVHASVYHMARIRTRQ; from the coding sequence ATGACCGATATCAGGATCAGGCATAGCGAGACGCACGACGTCGACGCGATCCGGCAGATCGCCGCGCATCCCGCGGTGTACACGAATACGTTGCAGCAGCCATTTCCGTCGCTCGAAAAATGGCGGAAGCGGCTCGACGACGTGCGCGAGCACGGCGTGAGCCTCGTTGCCGAAATCGACGGCACGGTGGTCGGCCATCTCGGCCTGCATCCCGAGCCGAATCCGCGCCGGCGCCACGCGGCGGCGCTCGGCATGATGGTCGACGCGGCCCATCACGGGCGCGGCATCGGCGGCCGGCTGCTCGCGGCCGCGATCGATCTCGCGGAGAACTGGTTGAACATCACGCGTCTCGAACTGACCGTGTTTACCGACAACCGTGCGGCGATCGCACTCTACGAGCAACACGGTTTCCGCATCGAGGGCGAATCGCCGGATTACGCGTTGCGCGACGGCGTGCATGCGTCCGTGTATCACATGGCCCGCATCAGGACGCGGCAATGA
- a CDS encoding phosphocholine-specific phospholipase C, translated as MTSRRKFLQQTAGSGLAAAALSAFPPSIRRALAIPAFHETGTIQDVKHVVLLMMENRAFDSYFGTFKGVRGYGDRFAVPSPNGRDVFYQTYTKAAPAATVTPYHLDARQGNAQRAGGTPHTWADAQAAWDHGRMNRWPDAKTPLSMGYYDAAEVPFQRALADAFTLCDHYHCGMHTGTIANRLFYWSGTNGPNGISPADGSRVKIAALNNQFNGGNDIGPSSQGWTWTTYADRLQRAGVSWKVYQSLIDNFGCNEMMSFRHWRAAIEQMPAARRPAYVASTDITQPVTAAGAFYDPAIDDPLSPLAKGFGNTMPYGFLETFRDDIRNGKLPEVSWIIPPSAYSEHPGPSSPAQGGWYVQAVLDALTANPEVWSKTVLLVNYDENDGFFDHMPSPAVPSRNADGTLAGGHTLSAADVAVEYHDFTPATSSQPATDGRPYGPGPRVPMWIVSPWSRGGWVNSQVFDHTSTLRFLETRFGVAEPQIGAYRRAVCGDLTSAFNFRTPNNEPLPTLAGRTTKSQVDALSAAQQTAPKIVPPATPALPAQATGVRPSRALPYELHASARTDAGAGTVTLKFANTGRAAAVFHVYDKLHLDRLPRRYVVEPGKTLRGDWAARADDGGKYDLWVLGPNGYHRRFTGDLSRLAGARAPQPEVRVGYAGASGNLHLRLRNDGGGTVRFTVKSNQVYGPLPGHGGNDDHGHGRDNENGHGPGRGNGHGAGTTWTVTVRAGDQSELHWKLDSTGYWYDFIVTADSDASFSRRVAGRVETGRHSVSDPAMGLADRF; from the coding sequence ATGACGTCACGCCGCAAATTCCTTCAGCAGACCGCCGGCTCCGGCCTCGCCGCCGCCGCGCTGTCCGCGTTTCCGCCGAGCATTCGCCGCGCGCTCGCCATTCCCGCCTTCCACGAAACGGGGACCATCCAGGACGTCAAGCACGTCGTGCTGCTGATGATGGAGAACCGCGCGTTCGACAGCTACTTCGGCACGTTCAAGGGCGTGCGCGGCTATGGCGACCGCTTCGCGGTGCCGTCGCCGAACGGCCGCGACGTGTTCTATCAGACGTACACGAAGGCGGCGCCCGCCGCGACCGTGACGCCGTATCACCTCGACGCGCGCCAGGGCAACGCGCAGCGCGCGGGCGGCACGCCGCACACGTGGGCCGACGCGCAGGCCGCGTGGGATCACGGCCGGATGAACCGCTGGCCCGACGCGAAGACGCCGCTGTCGATGGGCTATTACGACGCGGCCGAAGTGCCGTTCCAGCGCGCGCTGGCCGATGCGTTCACGCTGTGCGACCACTATCACTGCGGGATGCACACGGGCACGATCGCGAACCGCCTGTTCTACTGGAGCGGCACCAACGGCCCGAACGGCATCAGCCCGGCCGATGGCAGCCGTGTGAAGATCGCCGCGCTGAACAACCAGTTCAACGGCGGCAACGACATCGGCCCGTCGAGCCAGGGCTGGACCTGGACGACCTATGCCGACCGGCTGCAACGGGCGGGCGTGAGCTGGAAGGTCTACCAGAGCCTGATCGACAATTTCGGCTGCAACGAGATGATGAGCTTCCGCCACTGGCGTGCGGCGATCGAGCAGATGCCGGCCGCGCGCCGGCCCGCGTACGTCGCGTCGACCGATATCACGCAGCCGGTCACGGCGGCCGGTGCGTTCTACGACCCCGCGATCGACGATCCGCTGAGCCCGCTCGCGAAGGGCTTCGGCAACACGATGCCGTACGGCTTTCTCGAAACGTTCCGCGACGACATCCGCAACGGCAAGCTGCCGGAAGTGTCGTGGATCATCCCGCCGTCCGCGTACAGCGAGCACCCGGGGCCGTCGAGCCCCGCGCAGGGCGGCTGGTACGTGCAGGCCGTGCTCGACGCGCTGACGGCGAACCCGGAGGTCTGGAGCAAGACCGTGCTGCTGGTCAACTACGACGAGAACGACGGCTTCTTCGATCACATGCCGTCGCCGGCCGTGCCGTCGCGCAACGCCGACGGCACGCTCGCGGGCGGCCATACGCTGTCGGCCGCCGACGTCGCGGTCGAGTACCACGACTTCACGCCGGCCACGTCGAGCCAGCCGGCCACCGACGGCCGTCCGTACGGCCCGGGCCCGCGCGTGCCGATGTGGATCGTGTCGCCGTGGAGCCGCGGCGGCTGGGTCAACTCGCAGGTGTTCGACCATACGTCGACGCTGCGCTTCCTCGAGACGCGCTTCGGCGTCGCGGAGCCGCAGATCGGCGCGTACCGCCGCGCGGTGTGCGGCGACCTGACGAGCGCGTTCAATTTCCGCACGCCGAACAACGAGCCGCTGCCGACGCTCGCGGGCCGGACGACGAAAAGCCAGGTCGACGCACTGAGCGCCGCGCAGCAAACCGCGCCGAAGATCGTGCCGCCCGCGACGCCCGCGCTGCCCGCACAGGCGACCGGCGTGCGTCCGTCGCGCGCGTTGCCGTACGAACTGCACGCGAGCGCGCGCACCGATGCCGGCGCCGGCACGGTCACGCTGAAGTTCGCGAACACCGGCCGCGCCGCCGCCGTGTTTCACGTCTATGACAAGCTGCACCTCGACCGGCTGCCGCGGCGCTACGTCGTCGAGCCCGGCAAGACGCTGCGCGGCGACTGGGCCGCGCGCGCCGACGATGGCGGTAAATATGACCTGTGGGTGCTCGGCCCGAACGGCTATCACCGCCGCTTCACCGGCGACCTGAGTCGCCTGGCCGGCGCGCGCGCGCCGCAACCGGAAGTACGCGTCGGCTATGCGGGCGCGAGCGGCAACCTCCACCTGCGGCTGCGCAACGACGGCGGCGGCACGGTACGCTTCACGGTGAAGTCGAACCAGGTCTACGGGCCGCTGCCAGGACACGGCGGAAACGACGACCACGGTCATGGCCGCGACAACGAAAACGGTCACGGCCCGGGTCGGGGCAACGGCCATGGCGCCGGCACCACGTGGACCGTCACGGTGCGCGCCGGCGACCAGTCCGAACTGCACTGGAAGCTCGACTCGACCGGCTACTGGTACGACTTCATCGTCACCGCCGACAGCGACGCGAGCTTCTCGCGCCGCGTGGCCGGCCGCGTGGAAACCGGCCGGCACTCGGTCAGCGACCCGGCGATGGGGCTCGCCGACCGCTTCTGA
- a CDS encoding DedA family protein/thiosulfate sulfurtransferase GlpE translates to MLLRDLVAQYGPLLVFANVLAAAIGLPVPAMPTLVLFGAMSAMHPAMIGSQLVTVVVLSVLGALIGDTVWYVAGRRYGGTTLKTICRLSLSRDTCVKKTERFFGRYGVRVLAVARFIPGLSLVSVPMAGALGTRYRTFAGYDALGAALWTIVGLIAGLVFYRQIDWLFAGASRLGRAALLVIVALLAIYAAVRWMRRRALIRQLANARIGVDELDALLRDTAAPVVLDVRSPEHRKLDPFAIPGAQFADERQIGDIVARYPLTQKFVVYCSCPNEVTAALMAKRLLDAGFTDALALRGGLDAWRDTGRQLTSLVEEVPAANDSVAGWHKPA, encoded by the coding sequence ATGCTCCTACGTGACCTCGTCGCCCAGTACGGGCCGCTTCTCGTGTTCGCCAACGTGCTCGCGGCGGCCATCGGCCTGCCGGTGCCCGCGATGCCGACGCTCGTGCTGTTCGGCGCGATGTCGGCGATGCATCCGGCGATGATCGGCTCGCAGCTCGTGACGGTCGTGGTGCTGTCGGTGCTCGGCGCGCTGATCGGCGACACGGTCTGGTACGTCGCCGGGCGGCGTTACGGCGGCACGACGCTGAAGACGATCTGTCGGCTGTCGCTGTCGCGCGATACCTGCGTGAAAAAGACCGAACGCTTCTTCGGCCGCTACGGCGTGCGCGTGCTCGCGGTCGCGCGCTTCATTCCCGGATTGTCGCTGGTGTCGGTGCCGATGGCCGGTGCGCTCGGCACGCGCTATCGCACGTTCGCCGGCTACGACGCGCTCGGCGCCGCGCTGTGGACGATCGTCGGGCTGATCGCCGGCCTCGTGTTCTACCGGCAGATCGACTGGCTGTTCGCCGGCGCGAGCCGTCTCGGCCGCGCGGCGCTGCTCGTCATCGTCGCGCTGCTCGCCATCTATGCGGCCGTGCGCTGGATGCGCCGCCGCGCGCTGATCCGCCAGCTCGCGAACGCGCGGATCGGCGTCGACGAGCTCGACGCGCTGCTGCGCGACACCGCCGCCCCGGTGGTGCTCGACGTCCGCTCGCCCGAGCACCGCAAGCTCGACCCGTTCGCGATTCCCGGCGCGCAGTTCGCCGACGAGCGCCAGATCGGCGACATCGTCGCGCGCTACCCGCTCACGCAGAAGTTCGTCGTGTATTGCTCGTGCCCGAACGAAGTGACGGCCGCGCTGATGGCGAAGCGCCTGCTCGATGCAGGCTTCACCGACGCACTCGCGCTGCGCGGCGGCCTCGACGCATGGCGCGATACGGGCCGCCAGCTCACGTCGCTCGTGGAAGAGGTGCCCGCCGCGAACGATTCCGTCGCGGGATGGCACAAGCCGGCCTGA
- a CDS encoding OprD family porin → MKKQKTIATASKMLLAWGLPALAGVSLTGVAHADDAASAPLTVAQAAPASGTGATVAQATTPNAIVNAEATQAVTPPDEPSAQSKSNGFIADSHLDFLFRNYADVLDAKGGPHRHAWVQGAMANFESGYTTGLIGIGFDASLYAALKLDGGQGAGSMVHIAKGGGGGNQLAWAYPGIYDVKARISNTVVKYGLQAVDNPFMEQHDNRALPPTFLGATLVSNEFKNVMLEAGSFTKTDARGHTTLTNLTTQYGGTRINRLTYVGGTWDYSPNGEVALYANQADDVWHQYYASVKHSIGSPQTIKWTGFGNVYSTHDTGDALQGKINNNAYSLSLAAQHGPHELLLGFQQVLGDQFFDYLNETNGIFLTNSMDVDYNAPHEKSLQLRYTFYGKEAGLPGFKAMVWGVTGWGADGSAGAANDPSKSSIYWSNGAPVQGRHHEFGFIPSYTFQSGKLKNTKVTFIAMWHNGSAHYSDASNTEYRLVVNLPLHAF, encoded by the coding sequence ATGAAAAAGCAGAAGACGATCGCGACGGCATCGAAGATGCTGCTCGCATGGGGACTGCCGGCGCTCGCCGGCGTCTCGCTGACGGGCGTCGCGCACGCCGACGACGCGGCGAGCGCGCCGCTGACGGTCGCGCAGGCCGCGCCGGCTTCAGGTACCGGCGCAACCGTTGCGCAGGCAACGACTCCGAACGCCATTGTCAACGCCGAGGCGACCCAGGCCGTCACGCCGCCCGACGAGCCGTCGGCGCAGTCGAAATCGAACGGCTTCATCGCCGACAGCCATCTCGACTTCCTGTTCCGCAACTATGCGGACGTGCTCGACGCCAAGGGCGGGCCGCATCGCCATGCGTGGGTCCAGGGCGCGATGGCGAACTTCGAGTCGGGCTATACGACCGGCCTGATCGGGATCGGCTTCGACGCGTCGCTGTATGCGGCGCTGAAGCTCGACGGCGGTCAGGGCGCCGGCAGCATGGTGCACATCGCGAAGGGCGGCGGCGGCGGCAACCAGCTCGCGTGGGCCTACCCGGGCATCTACGACGTCAAGGCGCGCATTTCGAACACGGTGGTCAAGTACGGTCTGCAGGCCGTCGACAACCCGTTCATGGAGCAGCACGACAACCGTGCGCTGCCGCCGACGTTCCTCGGCGCGACGCTCGTCAGCAATGAATTCAAGAACGTGATGCTCGAGGCCGGCAGCTTCACGAAGACCGACGCGCGCGGCCATACGACGCTCACCAACCTGACGACGCAATACGGCGGCACGCGCATCAATCGCCTGACCTATGTCGGCGGCACGTGGGACTACTCGCCGAACGGCGAAGTCGCGCTGTACGCGAACCAGGCCGACGACGTGTGGCACCAGTACTACGCGTCGGTGAAGCACAGCATCGGCAGCCCGCAGACGATCAAGTGGACCGGCTTCGGCAACGTCTACTCGACGCACGACACGGGCGATGCGCTGCAAGGCAAGATCAACAACAACGCGTACAGCCTGTCGCTGGCGGCCCAGCATGGCCCGCACGAACTGCTGCTCGGCTTCCAGCAAGTGCTCGGCGACCAGTTCTTCGACTACCTGAACGAAACGAACGGCATCTTCCTGACCAACTCGATGGACGTCGACTACAACGCCCCGCACGAGAAATCGCTGCAGCTGCGTTACACGTTCTACGGCAAGGAAGCGGGCCTGCCGGGCTTCAAGGCGATGGTGTGGGGCGTGACGGGCTGGGGGGCGGACGGCAGCGCGGGCGCGGCGAACGACCCGAGCAAGTCGAGCATCTACTGGAGCAACGGCGCGCCGGTGCAGGGCCGTCACCACGAGTTCGGCTTCATCCCGTCGTACACGTTCCAGAGCGGCAAGCTGAAGAACACGAAGGTCACGTTCATCGCGATGTGGCACAACGGCTCGGCGCACTACTCGGACGCGTCGAACACCGAGTACCGTCTGGTCGTGAACCTGCCGCTGCACGCGTTCTGA
- a CDS encoding ABC transporter ATP-binding protein produces MSVDERRQAGATDDTLLSVENLKVHFRVPLGGYPWSPKGTLRAVDGVSFDVRRGETVGLVGESGCGKSTLARALIGLVPMTAGTVKWRGQAVAPDHLRGTAMRREVQMIFQDPLASLDPRMTIEQVVAEPLVTHQPGLGRTEVRRRVIAMLERVGLNAHHLLRYPHEFSGGQCQRVGIARALIGEPKLVICDEPVSALDVSIQAQIVNLLRDLQRELSLSYLFVAHDLAVVKAISQRVLVMYLGRVMEFGTRHDVYGVPQHPYTKALLDAAPTPEPARERARRPMLLAGEMPSPLNPPSGCAFRTRCPVAIDACAQDVPLPEVRQGSAARVACIRAGAA; encoded by the coding sequence ATGAGCGTCGATGAACGCCGCCAAGCCGGCGCGACGGACGACACGTTGCTGTCCGTCGAAAATCTGAAGGTGCATTTTCGCGTGCCGCTCGGCGGCTATCCGTGGTCGCCGAAGGGCACGCTGCGCGCGGTCGACGGCGTGTCGTTCGACGTCAGGCGTGGCGAGACGGTCGGGCTCGTCGGCGAATCGGGCTGCGGGAAATCGACGCTCGCGCGCGCGTTGATCGGCCTCGTGCCGATGACGGCCGGCACCGTGAAATGGCGCGGCCAGGCCGTCGCGCCCGATCACCTGCGCGGCACCGCGATGCGGCGCGAAGTGCAGATGATCTTCCAGGATCCGCTCGCGTCGCTCGACCCGCGCATGACGATCGAGCAGGTCGTCGCGGAGCCGCTCGTCACGCATCAGCCCGGCCTCGGCCGTACCGAAGTGCGCCGCCGCGTGATCGCGATGCTCGAACGCGTCGGCCTGAACGCGCATCACCTGCTGCGTTATCCGCATGAATTTTCCGGCGGGCAGTGCCAGCGCGTCGGCATTGCGCGTGCGCTGATCGGCGAGCCGAAGCTCGTGATCTGCGACGAGCCCGTCTCGGCGCTCGACGTGTCGATCCAGGCGCAGATCGTGAACCTGCTGCGCGATCTGCAACGCGAACTGTCGTTGTCCTATCTGTTCGTCGCGCACGACCTGGCGGTGGTGAAGGCCATCAGCCAGCGCGTGCTCGTGATGTATCTCGGCCGCGTGATGGAGTTCGGCACGCGGCATGACGTGTACGGCGTGCCGCAACACCCGTACACGAAGGCGCTGCTCGATGCGGCGCCGACGCCGGAGCCGGCGCGCGAGCGTGCTCGCCGTCCGATGCTGCTGGCGGGCGAGATGCCCTCGCCGCTCAACCCGCCGTCCGGCTGCGCGTTCCGCACGCGCTGTCCGGTCGCGATCGACGCGTGCGCGCAGGACGTGCCGCTGCCGGAAGTGCGGCAGGGGTCGGCGGCGCGCGTCGCGTGCATCCGCGCGGGCGCGGCGTGA
- a CDS encoding ABC transporter ATP-binding protein, which produces MAALLEVENLGVRFTRKDAPPIDAVNGVSFSLEAGKTLGIVGESGSGKSQTVMALLGLLAGNGTTTGAARYRGENLLDMDTRALNAVRGDRIAMIFQDPMTSLNPFLTIERQMTETLQLHRKLSRKAAIKRAIEALESVRIPDAARRIRMYPHEFSGGMRQRVMIAMALLSEPEILIADEPTTALDVTVQAQIIDLLRELNRERGTAIVLITHDMGVVAGLADDVMVMYAGRTVEYAPAESIFAAPSHPYTIGLLNALPRLTDADDAPLVAIPGNPPMPGAAPAGCAFAKRCTYAEERCAAARPALETYGAAGAVRACHRPVADLTGGLR; this is translated from the coding sequence ATGGCTGCACTGCTGGAAGTTGAAAACCTCGGCGTGCGCTTCACGCGCAAGGACGCGCCGCCGATCGACGCCGTGAACGGCGTGTCGTTCTCGCTCGAAGCCGGCAAGACGCTCGGCATCGTCGGCGAATCGGGCTCGGGCAAGAGCCAGACCGTGATGGCGCTGCTCGGCCTCCTGGCCGGCAACGGCACGACGACCGGCGCCGCGCGCTACCGCGGCGAGAACCTGCTCGACATGGATACGCGCGCGCTGAACGCGGTGCGCGGCGACCGGATCGCGATGATCTTCCAGGATCCGATGACGTCGCTCAACCCGTTCCTGACGATCGAGCGGCAGATGACGGAGACGCTGCAGCTGCATCGCAAGCTGTCGCGCAAGGCGGCGATCAAGCGCGCGATCGAGGCGCTCGAATCGGTGCGCATTCCCGATGCGGCGCGCCGCATCCGCATGTATCCGCACGAGTTCTCGGGCGGCATGCGGCAGCGCGTGATGATCGCGATGGCGCTCTTGTCCGAGCCGGAAATCCTGATCGCGGACGAACCGACCACCGCGCTCGACGTGACCGTGCAGGCGCAGATCATCGACCTGCTGCGCGAGCTGAACCGCGAGCGCGGCACCGCGATCGTGCTGATCACGCACGACATGGGCGTGGTCGCCGGCCTCGCCGACGACGTGATGGTCATGTACGCGGGCCGCACCGTCGAATACGCGCCGGCCGAATCGATCTTCGCGGCGCCGTCGCATCCGTACACGATCGGGCTGCTCAACGCGCTGCCGCGGCTGACCGACGCGGACGATGCGCCGCTCGTCGCGATTCCCGGCAACCCGCCGATGCCCGGCGCCGCGCCGGCCGGCTGTGCGTTCGCGAAGCGCTGCACGTATGCGGAAGAACGCTGCGCCGCCGCGCGTCCGGCGCTCGAAACCTATGGCGCCGCGGGCGCGGTGCGCGCATGCCACCGCCCGGTGGCCGATCTGACGGGAGGTCTGCGATGA
- a CDS encoding ABC transporter permease: MTPTTPVVGLPVQTDSPPRSRSPLELAFARFLHNRAAVFSLVLLALITLACFVGPWLLAADPAASDWASISLPPTWANQHWFGTDELGRDLLVRTLIGGRVSIEVGLLGTLVSGLFGVAWGATAGFAGGRVDSVMMRIVDMMYAIPYLLIAILMMTLFGRSFMLVVLTISAFSWIDMARVVRGQTLSLRNREFVDAARAIGVSPASIVLRHVVPNLLGVVVVYATVSVPNIVLTESVLSFLGLGVQEPMTSWGVLIQDGAQKLESMPWLLLAPAVMLCVTLYCVNFVGDGLRDALDPKDR, from the coding sequence ATGACCCCGACCACTCCCGTCGTCGGCCTGCCCGTGCAGACCGATTCGCCGCCGCGTTCGCGCTCGCCGCTCGAGCTCGCGTTCGCGCGCTTCCTTCACAACCGCGCGGCCGTGTTCAGCCTCGTGCTGCTCGCGTTGATCACGCTCGCCTGTTTCGTCGGCCCGTGGCTGCTCGCGGCCGATCCCGCCGCGAGCGACTGGGCCTCGATCAGCCTGCCGCCGACCTGGGCGAACCAGCACTGGTTCGGCACCGACGAGCTCGGCCGCGACTTGCTCGTGCGCACGCTGATCGGCGGCCGCGTATCGATCGAGGTCGGCCTGCTCGGCACGCTCGTGTCGGGCCTGTTCGGCGTCGCATGGGGCGCGACCGCGGGCTTCGCGGGCGGCCGCGTCGACTCCGTGATGATGCGCATCGTCGACATGATGTACGCGATCCCGTACCTGCTGATCGCGATCCTGATGATGACCCTGTTCGGCCGCTCGTTCATGCTGGTCGTGCTGACCATCAGCGCATTCTCGTGGATCGACATGGCGCGCGTCGTGCGCGGCCAGACGCTGTCGCTGCGCAACCGCGAGTTCGTCGATGCGGCGCGCGCGATCGGCGTGTCGCCGGCGTCGATCGTGCTGCGTCACGTCGTGCCGAACCTGCTCGGCGTGGTCGTCGTGTACGCGACGGTCTCGGTGCCCAATATCGTGCTGACCGAATCGGTGCTGTCGTTCCTCGGCCTCGGCGTGCAGGAGCCGATGACGAGCTGGGGCGTGCTGATCCAGGACGGCGCGCAGAAACTGGAATCGATGCCGTGGCTGCTGCTGGCCCCGGCCGTCATGCTGTGCGTGACGCTCTACTGCGTGAACTTCGTCGGCGACGGCCTGCGTGACGCGCTCGACCCGAAGGATCGCTGA
- a CDS encoding ABC transporter permease subunit: protein MLAYALRRTLWAVPTILAVITVCYLLLHFTPGGPFDTEKQLSAATLANLNAKYHLDEPLWKQYLLYLGSLLHGDLGPSFRYVDWSVNDLVKKALPVSLGVGGVSIPISIVLGVLLGTVAAVRRDSVIDRFVMLIGNFGNVVPPFVLGPVLVWIFAILLKTSAGNGWLPAGGWGDGGWRYRLLPIVLLTFINVSLLARVMRGSMIETLSSNYIRTARAKGLPGSTIVLRHALKPALMPVVSLFGTVCITSITAAVVTESVFALPGLGQLVVNGAINRDYTLVLGLVVLTTVFAVLFNLLVDLAYAWLDPRIRY, encoded by the coding sequence ATGCTGGCCTACGCATTGAGGCGCACGTTGTGGGCGGTGCCGACGATCCTCGCGGTCATCACCGTCTGCTACCTGCTGCTGCACTTCACGCCCGGCGGCCCGTTCGATACGGAGAAGCAGTTGTCCGCCGCGACGCTCGCGAACCTGAACGCGAAGTATCACCTCGACGAGCCGCTGTGGAAGCAGTACCTGCTGTATCTCGGCTCGCTGCTGCACGGCGATCTCGGCCCGTCGTTCCGCTACGTCGACTGGTCGGTGAACGATCTCGTGAAGAAGGCGCTGCCCGTGAGCCTCGGCGTGGGCGGCGTGTCGATCCCGATCTCGATCGTGCTCGGCGTGCTGCTCGGCACCGTCGCGGCCGTGCGCCGCGACAGCGTGATCGATCGTTTCGTGATGCTGATCGGCAACTTCGGCAACGTCGTGCCGCCGTTCGTGCTCGGCCCGGTGCTGGTGTGGATCTTCGCGATCCTGCTGAAGACGTCGGCCGGCAACGGCTGGCTGCCGGCAGGCGGCTGGGGCGATGGCGGCTGGCGGTACCGGCTGCTGCCGATCGTGCTGCTCACCTTCATCAACGTGTCGCTGCTCGCGCGCGTGATGCGCGGCTCGATGATCGAGACGCTGTCGAGCAACTACATCCGCACCGCGCGCGCGAAGGGCCTGCCGGGCTCGACGATCGTGCTGCGCCACGCGCTCAAGCCCGCGCTGATGCCGGTCGTGTCGCTGTTCGGCACGGTCTGCATCACGTCGATCACGGCGGCCGTCGTCACCGAATCGGTGTTCGCGCTGCCGGGTCTCGGGCAACTCGTCGTGAACGGCGCCATCAACCGCGACTACACGCTGGTGCTCGGCCTCGTCGTGCTGACGACCGTTTTCGCGGTGCTGTTCAACCTGCTGGTCGACCTCGCGTACGCGTGGCTCGATCCGCGCATCCGTTATTGA
- a CDS encoding peptide ABC transporter substrate-binding protein — translation MKSLHAMSAVLAALALTTPVAHAVTVPSNVALASQQDLTRQVPAEVESLDPAHIESWTGNTIGLDLFEGLARIDAAGQVVPGVALSWERKTPQTWIFKLRHDAKWSNGQPVTAADFVYSWQRLVDPKTGSKYTILVEFIKNSKDIIAGKAAPSTLGVRAVDPYTLEVTTDVPVAFFPELTAMAPLAPVNKDVVAKFGDAWTRPGNIVSNGAYQLVDWQPNNRIVATKDAKYWNASKVVINKVTYLPIESDETAMRMYQAGQIDYSYSIPSGIFQQVSKQFGSELRPGLQLATYYYYLNNSDAALKDKRVRQALSMVIDRDVLTSKLTQAGEKPMYGLMPNGTKGVQPFTPEWASWPMAKRIATAKDLLKQAGYSDAKPLSFTLTYNTNDLHKKVALFTASEWRTKLGVTTKLENVEFKVLMKQRHDGKVQIARDGWFADYNDAMTFFDLIRCGSSQNTVGYCNKQMDALVDEGNQKLDDKARAALLTQAHDMAMNDTPMVPLFQYSADRLVKPYVGGYSLKNVIDMRASQDMYLIKH, via the coding sequence ATGAAATCCTTGCATGCCATGTCGGCCGTGCTGGCCGCGCTCGCCCTGACGACGCCCGTCGCCCACGCCGTAACCGTTCCGTCGAACGTCGCGCTCGCTTCCCAACAGGACCTGACGCGTCAGGTGCCGGCCGAAGTCGAGTCGCTCGACCCGGCGCACATCGAATCGTGGACCGGCAACACGATCGGCCTCGACCTGTTCGAAGGGCTTGCGCGCATCGATGCGGCCGGCCAGGTCGTGCCGGGCGTCGCGCTGTCGTGGGAACGCAAGACGCCGCAGACGTGGATCTTCAAGCTTCGCCACGACGCGAAGTGGAGCAATGGCCAGCCGGTGACGGCCGCCGATTTCGTCTATTCGTGGCAGCGCCTCGTCGATCCGAAGACGGGCTCGAAATACACGATCCTCGTCGAGTTCATCAAGAACTCGAAGGACATCATCGCCGGCAAGGCCGCGCCGTCGACGCTCGGCGTGCGCGCGGTCGATCCGTACACGCTCGAGGTGACGACCGACGTGCCGGTCGCGTTCTTCCCCGAACTGACCGCGATGGCGCCGCTCGCGCCGGTGAACAAGGACGTGGTCGCGAAATTCGGCGACGCATGGACGCGCCCGGGCAACATCGTCAGCAACGGCGCGTACCAGCTCGTCGACTGGCAGCCGAACAACCGCATCGTGGCGACGAAGGACGCGAAGTACTGGAACGCGTCGAAGGTCGTGATCAACAAGGTCACGTACCTGCCGATCGAAAGCGACGAAACCGCGATGCGCATGTACCAGGCCGGCCAGATCGACTACAGCTACTCGATTCCGTCGGGCATCTTCCAGCAGGTGAGCAAGCAGTTCGGCAGCGAACTGCGCCCGGGCCTGCAACTCGCGACCTACTACTACTACCTGAACAACAGCGACGCGGCGCTGAAGGACAAGCGCGTACGCCAGGCGCTGTCGATGGTGATCGATCGCGACGTCCTCACGTCGAAGCTCACGCAGGCCGGCGAGAAGCCGATGTACGGGCTGATGCCGAACGGCACGAAGGGCGTGCAGCCGTTCACGCCGGAATGGGCGTCGTGGCCGATGGCCAAGCGCATCGCGACCGCGAAGGACCTGCTGAAGCAGGCCGGCTATTCGGACGCGAAGCCGCTGTCGTTCACGCTCACGTACAACACCAACGACCTGCACAAGAAGGTCGCACTGTTCACCGCATCGGAATGGCGCACGAAGCTCGGCGTCACCACGAAGCTCGAGAACGTCGAGTTCAAGGTGCTGATGAAGCAGCGGCATGACGGCAAGGTACAGATCGCGCGCGACGGCTGGTTCGCCGACTACAACGATGCGATGACCTTCTTCGACCTGATCCGCTGCGGCAGCTCGCAGAACACCGTCGGCTATTGCAACAAGCAGATGGACGCGCTGGTCGACGAAGGCAACCAGAAGCTCGACGACAAGGCGCGCGCCGCGCTGCTCACGCAGGCGCACGACATGGCGATGAACGACACGCCGATGGTGCCGCTGTTCCAGTATTCGGCCGACCGTCTCGTGAAGCCCTACGTGGGCGGCTATTCGCTGAAGAACGTGATCGACATGCGTGCTTCGCAGGACATGTACCTGATCAAGCACTGA